The following are from one region of the Magallana gigas chromosome 4, xbMagGiga1.1, whole genome shotgun sequence genome:
- the LOC136274773 gene encoding N-lysine methyltransferase KMT5A-A-like, translating to MLKASLIDRGDCKKSRLSPDAEAKIFCEAGLDKDGFDVKYLSDYKGFGVISTTVHASGDFLLQYAGETLNGQDGEERLKRTTENKIFFYRYKGKELCIDAEGVNDHICQFVNDGKDDANSTMKLKVYNGREYLCLFAKRDIVAGEEILYDYGCDGKNLWWRSKFLLMWILTRLVCQITPQVLILNRMKVRRF from the exons ATG TTAAAGGCTTCACTGATAGACAGAGGGGACTGCAAG AAAAGTCGCCTGTCACCAGATGCTGAAGCAAAAATTTTCTGTGAAGCAGGACTAGATAAAGATGGTTTTGATGTAAAATACCTATCCGACTACaaag gTTTTGGAGTTATTAGCACAACTGTTCATGCAAGTGGAGATTTTCTCCTGCAGTATGCAGGAGAAACATTAAATGGACAGGATGGGGAGGAGAGATTAAAGAGGACAacggaaaacaaaatatttttctacagATATAAGGGAAAGGAACTTTG tATTGATGCTGAAGGAGTGAACGACCATATCTGCCAGTTTGTAAATGATGGCAAAGATGATGCAAACTCCACCATGAAATTAAAAGTGTATAATGGAAGGGAATACTTATGTTTGTTTGCCAAGAGAGACATTGTGGCAGGGGAAGAGATACTTTATGACTATGGTTGTGATGGGAAAAACTTGTGGTGGCGTAGCAAG ttCCTTCTGATGTGGATTCTGACCCGTTTAGTGTGTCAAATTACTCCCCAAGTTCTGATTCTGAATCGGATGAAAGTAAGGAGGTTTTAg
- the LOC136275065 gene encoding uncharacterized protein, whose translation MKYVPESFEVQTNSIVQEEGNLAAEESTCNSFHSNKEYVPELFEVQTNSIVQEEGNLAAEESTCNSFHSNKEYVPELFEVQTNSIVQEEGNLAAGESTCNSFHSNKEYVPELFGVQTNSIVQEEGNLAAGESTCNSFHSNKGSQACSSAMMDFVDNSNLSTLSEEVPYHCFPSLTSCDESSQLNRLNNEKKDCNSRTKSRGKGNSNKKKPNRFCTYCKSQITGGKLKRHILRKHKSDPEVKSIISKPAHIQNKFFDGKRREGIYEYNLQLIGDGLDPEMRERKPVLEDQLRVCSDCKGFYSNKYFFKHKCVIHEDSAPQALKPRLLQNVMNDNMDNDKGFLDILNRFREGEVGDFCRTNKQLNS comes from the exons atga AGTATGTGCCAGAATCGTTTGAAGTCCAGACCAATTCCATTGTGCAAGAGGAGGGAAACTTAGCTGCAGAGGaatctacatgtaatagtttTCATTCAAACAAAG AGTATGTGCCAGAATTGTTTGAAGTCCAGACCAATTCCATTGTGCAAGAGGAGGGAAACTTAGCTGCAGAGGaatctacatgtaatagtttTCATTCAAACAAAG AGTATGTGCCAGAATTGTTTGAAGTCCAGACCAATTCCATTGTGCAAGAGGAGGGAAACTTAGCTGCAGGGGaatctacatgtaatagtttTCATTCAAACAAAG AGTATGTGCCAGAATTGTTTGGAGTCCAGACCAATTCCATTGTGCAAGAGGAGGGAAACTTAGCTGCAGGGGaatctacatgtaatagtttTCATTCAAACAAAG gcTCACAAGCATGTTCAAGTGCCATGATGGATTTTGTTGATAATTCAAACCTTAGCACCCTATCCGAGGAag TTCCATACCATTGTTTTCCCTCTCTCACTTCCTGTGATGAAAGCAGTCAACTTAATAG attgaaTAATGAAAAGAAAGACTGCAATAGTAGGACCAAGAGCAGAGGCAAGGGTAACTCAAACAAGAAG aaaCCAAATAGATTTTGCACTTACTGCAAATCACAAATAACTGGAGGAAAATTGAAGCGACACATACTTAGAAAGCACAAAAGTGACCCAGAAGTAAAGTCCATCatttccaaaccagcccatattcaaaacaaatttttcgatgGAAAAAGACGTGAAGGGATATATGAGTATAATCTGCAGCTTATCGGAGATGGATTAGACCCAGAGATGAGGGAAAGAAAACCAGTACTAGAGGACCAGCTTAGAGTTTGCAGTGACTGTAAGGGCTTCTACTCAAACAAATACTTTTTCAAGCATAAATGTGTAATCCACGAAGATTCTGCACCCCAAGCATTAAAACCTAGGCTGCTTCAGAATGTAATGAATGATAATATGGACAATGACAAAGGTTTTTTGGATATACTTAACCGATTTAGGGAAGGAGAAGTTGGTGATTTCTGTCGgacaaacaaacaattaaacTCATAG
- the LOC136274772 gene encoding uncharacterized protein — MAEMRELSKLFFCFRSLSGSEERMVEDMFRREHLLDLVEALKQLTTTSDKQEKHGQKLFLDAVLLRSVKTLEGYFAQTMQDTKKKELKNFRSAYKSLQHELFPSARQKCIKNSLETNRKPASLPNEQKVLQLKEFIATEISFILKNYTVKNFAYLRSLVVARLTLFNARRGEEASRMLFSEWEEAEKGTWLPDEELEKIKDHAEQYLLGHFKLAYLKGKGKKYVPVLIPNDLMSAIQVLKQDRSKFGIREDNPFLFATKNGLSHCSGWHAVAEVCAEAGINIITATKMRHRLSSIYASLDMSPENRKIFLQHMGHEEQINRENYQCPLGIRTACIMGKMLSSVDEGSVSELHPKGPSTAPEEDLMYKPCKSGSPNELDVSPQECSFEIEDDDGAKVLSSPVTAKKTKSSSVKWSKDETEAIKCFFRSYIFDRKENNTGNLPSKREVQEFLEKHDMHSLEGLSEKTKLLKIRSKIFNERKTMRLMTLKKLDEMKSLKI, encoded by the exons ATGGCAGAAATGAGAGAACtttcaaaacttttcttttgttttcggAGCTTGAGTGGGAGCGAGGAGAGAATGGTGGAAGATATGTTCCGTAGAGAACACCTACTTGATTTAGTGGAGGCTTTAAAGCAACTCACAACTACAtctgacaaacaagaaaaacatgGCCAAAAGCTCTTCCTGGATGCTGTACTGCTTCGATCTGTGAAAACACTGGAGGGATATTTTGCCCAAACTATGCAGGACACTAAGAAGAAGGAGTTAAAGAACTTTAGATCAGCTTATAAAAGCTTACAACATGAACTTTTTCCAAGTGCAAGACAGAAATGCATAAAGAATTCATTGGAGACGAACAGAAAACCAGCAAGCTTACCCAATGAGCAGAAAGTTTTGCAACTAAAAGAGTTTATTGCTACagaaatatcttttatattgaAGAATTACACTGTGAAAAACTTTGCATATCTAAGAAGCCTAGTTGTTGCCCGTCTAACCTTGTTCAATGCTAGGAGGGGAGAGGAAGCATCACGGATGCTGTTTTCTGAGTGGGAGGAGGCAGAAAAAGGAACATGGCTGCCGGATGAGGAgctagaaaaaataaaagatcatGCTGAGCAATACCTTTTGGGACATTTCAAACTTGCCTACTTAAAAGGAAAAGGTAAAAAATATGTTCCTGTGTTGATCCCAAATGATTTGATGTCAGCAATCCAGGTGCTCAAACAGGACAGATCCAAGTTCGGTATTCGTGAAGATAACCCCTTTTTGTTTGCGACAAAAAATGGCTTATCACACTGCTCTGGTTGGCATGCGGTAGCTGAGGTTTGTGCTGAGGCAGGTATCAACATAATAACAGCAACGAAGATGCGACACAGGCTATCATCTATATACGCAAGCCTGGATATGTCTCCTGAGAACAGGAAGATATTTCTTCAGCACATGGGGCACGAGGAACAAATCAATAGAGAGAACTATCAATGCCCTCTTGGAATTAGAACAGCTTGCATCATGGGAAAAATGCTGAGTTCTGTTGATGAAG GGTCAGTGTCGGAGTTGCATCCTAAAGGTCCAAGTACAGCACCTGAAGAAGATTTGATGTACAAGCCCTGCAAGAGTGGAAGTCCAAATGAATTGGATGTTTCCCCACAAG AGTGCTCCTTTGAGATTGAAGACGATGATGGAGCTAAAGTTCTTTCAAGCCCAGTTACAGCCAAAAAGACTAAAAGCAGCTCAG TTAAATGGTCTAAAGATGAGACGGAAGCAATTAAATGCTTCTTCCGAAGTTACATCTTTGATAGAAAAGAGAACAATACTGGTAACCTACCTA gtaaaagagAAGTCCAGGAGTTCTTGGAAAAACATGATATGCATTCATTAGAAGGGCTGAGTGAGAAGACCAAACTGTTGAAAATAAGATCTAAAATATTCAACGAGAGGAAAACAATGAGACTTATGACACTTAAAAAATTAGATGAAAtgaaatcattgaaaatataa